The following proteins are co-located in the Palaemon carinicauda isolate YSFRI2023 chromosome 3, ASM3689809v2, whole genome shotgun sequence genome:
- the LOC137637967 gene encoding uncharacterized protein → MCDVRNFRVVMLFIIWSQLNLQHLVSCDSMNLSGCLRGSGCSQCPKTRYTLDPDGEMLCCPGCSAAVLYHGLNPSAWCVCSMDTTFPSGADSKPMKFPDGSSSRSPIITSGGGGSHNAYSGYGYVHGNSGTANTKLDDALYIINNGNIRDRAVSGAVHQAITLMADTIEELNLRITRLEDIILHSGAGHQGQNIDRVGSAAVTTTSSEVASGTAPSSPTGGRPCSAKNFTRIRNSCYYVSAWKDHRVVWEKASKICEDMGAKLAEPIGTADFDELSQYLSLDKTTTGFSYWLGGIYLGSPWLWSYAGTPVNLSSAYWIGVDSSGKTVSPGDPAPGRCLAFSYLTSSKNYYFAADQCGYEKFYICELLEKSHRRV, encoded by the exons ATGTGTGACGTCAGAAACTTTCGTGTTGTGATGCTCTTCATCATATGGTCACAACTAAATCTACAACATCTCGTCAGTTGTGATTCAATGAATCTCA GTGGATGTTTAAGAGGATCTGGATGCTCGCAGTGCCCAAAAACACGATACACCCTGGATCCAGATGGCGAGATGCTGTGCTGTCCGGGATGCTCGGCTGCTGTCCTTTACCATGGACTGAATCCATCAGCCTGGTGTGTCTGCTCCATGG ACACAACATTCCCCAGTGGAGCGGATTCCAAACCTATGAAGTTCCCAGATGGGTCCTCTTCTCGGAGTCCCATAATCACAAGTGGTGGGGGAGGTTCACACAATGCCTACTCTGGTTATGGCTATGTCCACGGGAACAGTGGGACAGCGAATACAAAGCTAGACGATGCCCTTTATATCATCAATAATGGCA ACATTAGGGACAGAGCAGTTTCAGGCGCAGTGCACCAAGCCATCACCCTCATGGCTGACACGATCGAGGAACTCAACTTGAGAATCACTCGCCTTGAGGATATCATCTTACACTCAGGAGCAG GCCATCAAGGGCAGAACATAGACCGCGTGGGATCGGCCGCAGTGACAACGACCTCCTCTGAGGTAGCGTCTGGGACAGCACCTTCTTCGCCTACTGGAGGAAGGCCTTGCTCCGCCAAGAACTTCACCAGGATAAGGAATTCCTGCTACTACGTCTCTGCCTGGAAGGATCATCGTGTCGTGTGGGAG AAAGCCAGCAAGATCTGTGAGGACATGGGAGCCAAGCTCGCAGAACCTATTGGCACTGCAGATTTTGATGAGCTGTCCCAGTACCTCTCCCTAGACAAGACAACCACTG GGTTTAGCTACTGGTTAGGCGGCATATATCTCGGATCACCGTGGCTCTGGTCCTACGCTGGGACACCCGTGAACTTGAGCTCGGCCTACTGGATCGGAGTCGACTCCAGCGGTAAGACCGTATCGCCAGGCGACCCAGCCCCTGGAAGATGTCTCGCCTTCTCTTACCTAACCAGTTCTAAGAACTACTACTTTGCTGCGGATCAGTGCGGTTACGAAAAGTTCTACATCTGCGAGCTTCTAGAAAAATCGCACAGGCGTGTTTAG
- the LOC137638682 gene encoding chitin deacetylase 8-like, translating into MKTLLLCLSLLLGATLGQEKCAQETNCKRAEGCVCASTEVPISPLPVEFAPQFVVVSFNDAITVSNYDFYHDIISTYKNPNGCRMTMTMFLNHLNTDYTLANELWRLGSEIGVRSVTASPVEYWRAANYSVWHDEISDTKKMITKYGRITEDEIIGTRAPHMQIGGDEMYQALTEAGFKYDSSWTSLTYTNWYGDKPKGALYPYTLDFKSPQIPDDCPVGRCPEGLYQGLFVTPVLDLESVSGFPCNMIDACQSQYNETDCPQQLCEDNVFEFLKANFDYNYKNNRAPFGLHTAPSWFEKDKINNSTAHTKGYKRFLEYAAGLEDVWIISHNRLIEYMKNPVPYMDVGSLEAFQCPSIDPDSNCPSPLRCDYKDTQGFATISMTICTRPCPEKYPWLGNVDGV; encoded by the exons ATGAAGACTCTCCTGCTCTGTCTCTCTCTGCTTCTGGGAGCTACTCTGGGACAAGAAAAA TGTGCCCAGGAGACTAACTGCAAGCGGGCAGAAGGCTGCGTATGCGCATCAACCGAGGTTCCCATCAGCCCGCTGCCCGTCGAGTTTGCGCCCCAGTTCGTTGTCGTGTCCTTCAACGATGCCATAACCGTCAGCAACTACGACTTCTACCACGACATCATCTCCACCTACAAGAACCCCAACGGGTGTCGCATGACCATGACCATGTTCCTCAACCATCTGAACACTGACTACACCCTGGCGAACGAGCTCTGGCGTCTTGGAAGCGAGATTGGTGTTCGTTCGGTCAC AGCCTCGCCCGTGGAGTACTGGAGGGCTGCCAACTACAGCGTTTGGCACGACGAAATCTCCGATACGAAGAAGATGATCACCAAATATGGCAGGATTACTGAAGATGAAATTATC GGCACTCGCGCCCCTCACATGCAAATTGGAGGTGACGAGATGTACCAGGCCCTGACTGAGGCTGGTTTCAAATATGATTCTTCATGGACTTCTCTCACTTACACAAACTG GTACGGCGATAAGCCAAAAGGAGCTTTGTACCCATATACCCTCGATTTTAAATCACCTCAG ATTCCTGACGACTGCCCAGTCGGGAGATGCCCAGAGGGCCTGTACCAAGGACTCTTCGTGACCCCTGTGCTGGATCTGGAGTCCGTGTCAGGCTTCCCTTGCAACATGATCGACGCCTGCCAGAG TCAATATAACGAGACTGACTGCCCACAACAACTATGCGAGGACAATGTGTTCGAATTCCTGAAGGCGAACTTCGACTACAACTACAAGAATAACAGGGCACCTTTCGGACTCCACACTGCTCCATCTTGGTTCGAGAAGGATAAGATCAACAATTCTACTGCTCACACGAAGGGGTATAAGAG ATTCCTCGAATACGCAGCCGGACTGGAAGACGTCTGGATCATATCGCACAACAGGCTGATAGAATACATGAAGAACCCTGTGCCTTACATGGACGTCGGGAGTCTGGAAGCCTTCCAGTGCCCTTCGATCGATCCCGACTCGAACTGCCCTTCTCCCCTCAGGTGCGACTACAAGGATACCCAAGGGTTCGCGACCATCTCCATGACGATCTGCACCAGGCCATGCCCGGAAAAGTACCCGTGGCTTGGTAACGTTGATGGGGTGTAG